A genomic region of Acidobacteriota bacterium contains the following coding sequences:
- a CDS encoding ComEC/Rec2 family competence protein has protein sequence MQPLLYAALALACGIAVAASGSDLWLAHGALWLLLLLAAAALVAVWRERRRTAAALALTFCLLLGYARASGALRQPPHAGGALVATAWVLEQQPRERVFVTGYLRDRPTLLYDSGTPSAVRLDLQAISLSAGDASRDIRPARGGVRLYAYPPRKGNGLHWDSALLQLQAGAGLAVNVHLRPLRSYGDPGVPDFSAKEQRQGIVVTATLPLDAWRRWPMAQRRSPIAAARARVWGWLSARLDALAPPARAPRANALLRGMLLGDVARLDETTRTDFQIDGVYHLLVVAGLHIGVLAWVLWTLLKWLRCSPVVTGLICLLLLSGYAWVIAGRTPTLRALLMLALYACARLWYRERQALNAVGAAALILLLWRPLDLYSAGFQMSFGAALLLAGVALPLLLAGSHGWRRATKRLQNVAYDEAFAPKLAQLRLDLRRIAENLATIWKPLGWRVWPSALRFVIFIYDVALISLVLQVGLAVFNTVYFHRANPWSVLANAVLVTGAGILIPLGWLAVLLPWNRVGAAATGFAKAMLWFAAWMARWPAANWRMPSPPSWFLLLCGAGLIAWLMACTAGKQRQRLGRQVAVFSAVAAALALGLALAPFSPRLPPGLSATILDVGQGDSIFVSFPDGRTMLVDGGPRSPRWDTGQEIIAPFLWSLGLHRVDAVLLTHAHNDHLGGLRTVLDDFRPREVWVTRTLPTDAPTHAFLREVAAGNSRLRRLDTGDVFRVGASQIAVLLPRPAYQAGPAPSNDDSMVVRVTYNGESMLLEGDAEGVGEHWMVDHHLHLLSAVLKVGHHGSKTSSTPQFLAAVHPQAAIISVGADNSYGQPAPQVLADLRRAGARVFRTDRDGAIQCRLQNGRLHVFLFRRIPGT, from the coding sequence GTGCAACCCTTGCTTTATGCGGCGCTGGCGCTCGCCTGCGGCATCGCGGTGGCGGCCAGCGGTTCAGACCTTTGGCTGGCGCATGGAGCGCTGTGGCTTCTGTTATTGCTTGCGGCTGCGGCGCTGGTGGCGGTGTGGCGTGAGCGGCGGCGAACGGCGGCGGCGCTGGCGCTGACCTTTTGCCTGCTGCTTGGTTATGCGCGCGCGAGCGGCGCGCTGCGGCAGCCACCACACGCGGGCGGCGCGCTGGTTGCCACGGCCTGGGTGCTTGAGCAGCAGCCGCGGGAGCGCGTGTTTGTCACCGGCTATCTTCGCGACCGGCCCACGCTACTGTACGACAGCGGCACGCCCAGCGCCGTGCGGCTCGACTTGCAAGCCATTAGTCTGTCGGCCGGCGACGCCAGCCGCGACATACGGCCTGCTCGCGGCGGCGTGCGGCTCTACGCCTATCCGCCGCGCAAGGGGAACGGCCTGCACTGGGATTCGGCACTGCTGCAATTGCAGGCGGGCGCGGGGCTGGCGGTCAATGTGCATCTGCGGCCGCTGCGCTCGTATGGCGATCCTGGTGTGCCGGATTTCAGCGCCAAGGAACAGCGCCAGGGCATCGTGGTCACCGCGACGCTGCCGCTCGACGCCTGGCGGCGCTGGCCGATGGCACAGCGCCGCAGCCCGATCGCTGCGGCCCGCGCGCGCGTATGGGGATGGCTCAGCGCGCGGCTCGATGCCTTGGCGCCGCCGGCGCGCGCTCCCCGCGCCAACGCCCTGCTGCGCGGCATGCTGCTGGGCGACGTGGCGCGGCTCGACGAAACCACGCGCACCGACTTTCAGATTGATGGCGTTTACCACCTGCTGGTGGTTGCCGGGCTGCATATCGGCGTGCTGGCGTGGGTTCTTTGGACGCTGCTCAAATGGCTGCGCTGCTCGCCGGTGGTCACGGGTCTGATTTGCCTCTTGCTGCTCTCCGGCTACGCCTGGGTGATTGCCGGGCGCACGCCTACGCTACGTGCGCTGCTGATGCTGGCGCTCTACGCTTGCGCCCGATTATGGTACCGCGAGAGACAGGCACTGAACGCGGTAGGCGCGGCGGCACTGATCCTGTTGCTCTGGCGCCCGCTCGATTTGTACAGCGCCGGGTTTCAAATGTCGTTTGGCGCGGCGCTGCTGCTCGCCGGGGTGGCGCTGCCGCTGCTGCTCGCCGGCTCGCATGGCTGGCGGCGCGCCACCAAGCGCTTGCAGAACGTGGCTTACGATGAGGCCTTTGCGCCCAAGCTGGCGCAGTTGCGGCTCGACTTGCGGCGCATCGCTGAAAATCTCGCGACGATCTGGAAGCCTTTGGGCTGGCGCGTGTGGCCTTCGGCGTTGCGCTTTGTCATTTTCATCTACGACGTCGCTCTGATTTCGCTGGTGCTGCAAGTGGGCCTCGCAGTGTTCAACACCGTCTATTTCCATCGCGCCAACCCCTGGTCGGTGCTGGCCAATGCGGTGCTGGTGACTGGCGCCGGAATTTTGATTCCGCTGGGTTGGCTGGCGGTTCTGCTGCCCTGGAACAGGGTCGGCGCTGCCGCAACCGGCTTCGCCAAAGCCATGCTGTGGTTCGCCGCCTGGATGGCGCGCTGGCCGGCAGCGAACTGGCGCATGCCCTCGCCGCCGAGCTGGTTTCTGCTGCTGTGCGGCGCGGGCTTGATCGCCTGGCTGATGGCCTGCACTGCGGGGAAACAGCGCCAGCGTTTGGGGCGGCAGGTGGCCGTTTTCAGCGCCGTCGCCGCCGCGCTCGCACTGGGGCTGGCGCTGGCGCCTTTTTCCCCGCGGCTGCCGCCTGGGCTGAGCGCGACGATCCTTGATGTCGGCCAGGGCGACTCGATCTTTGTCTCCTTTCCCGATGGACGCACCATGCTGGTTGATGGCGGGCCGCGCAGCCCGCGCTGGGATACCGGCCAGGAAATCATCGCGCCCTTTCTGTGGTCGCTCGGCCTGCATCGCGTGGACGCGGTACTGCTCACCCACGCGCACAACGATCATCTTGGCGGCCTCCGCACCGTACTCGATGATTTTCGCCCGCGCGAAGTCTGGGTCACGCGTACGCTGCCTACCGATGCGCCCACGCACGCCTTTCTGCGCGAGGTCGCCGCCGGCAATTCCCGGCTGCGCCGGCTCGACACCGGCGATGTCTTCCGCGTGGGCGCCAGCCAGATTGCGGTGCTGCTGCCGCGGCCCGCGTATCAGGCCGGCCCCGCGCCCAGCAACGATGACTCGATGGTTGTGCGTGTAACCTACAACGGTGAGAGCATGCTGCTCGAAGGCGACGCCGAAGGCGTCGGCGAGCACTGGATGGTCGATCACCACCTGCACCTGCTGAGCGCGGTGCTCAAGGTCGGCCATCACGGCAGCAAGACCTCTTCGACGCCACAGTTTCTGGCCGCCGTGCATCCCCAGGCGGCCATCATTTCCGTCGGCGCCGATAATTCCTACGGCCAGCCCGCACCCCAGGTTCTGGCCGACCTGCGCCGTGCCGGCGCGCGGGTTTTCCGTACCGACCGCGATGGCGCCATCCAGTGCCGGCTGCAAAATGGCCGCCTGCACGTATTTTTAT
- a CDS encoding ABC transporter permease subunit — translation MSERRQPAEQPSGARGGPWSLLPLGAWPHVSDIFLFAAVFAGIYAFAHVASNWLGPAAPHVVIESNPWFLFGYAGASLLRMLIAYVLSLAFAIAYGYWAASSATAERLLIPLLDILQSIPVLSFLPGVMLGMVALFPGQQIGIEMGAILLIFTGQVWNLAFSFYASLRSIPSEMREASRLYGFTWWQRYRQIEMPAATIGLVWNSMMSVAGGWFFLMACEQFELGNRDFRLPGLGSYLQTAAGAGDTHAILWGIAAMVIVIVLLDQVLWRPLIAWSQKFKLEQGASAESASSWMLDWLRQSQMLARLHDAVVAPLTERIAMRAARIPPEQSGAPPSGVRRWARRSLAAAGILVIAYAVARAAMLLGGLSPAEVADVGKGLGTTLVRVFVTLAIGAAWAIPTGVAIGLNPRLARIAQPLAQIAASIPATALFPVVLLLLIGWGRGMELAAIVLMLLGTQWYILFNVIAGATALPTELREAARVFRFRRWDRWRRLILPGIFPYLVTGLITASGGAWNASIIAEYFHFRGRIFATVGIGALISHATDTGNFRLLLAATVALAVVVVLLNRLVWRPLYRLADTRFRLEG, via the coding sequence ATGAGCGAGCGCCGCCAGCCCGCGGAGCAGCCGAGCGGCGCGCGAGGGGGGCCGTGGTCGCTGCTGCCGCTGGGCGCGTGGCCGCACGTCAGTGATATTTTTCTCTTTGCCGCCGTCTTCGCGGGCATCTACGCCTTCGCCCACGTGGCGAGTAACTGGCTCGGGCCGGCGGCGCCGCACGTCGTCATCGAGAGCAATCCATGGTTTCTGTTTGGCTATGCGGGCGCATCGCTGCTGCGCATGCTCATTGCCTACGTGCTCAGCCTGGCGTTCGCCATCGCCTACGGCTACTGGGCCGCCAGCAGTGCGACGGCCGAACGGCTGCTGATCCCGCTACTCGACATTCTGCAGTCGATCCCGGTGCTGAGCTTTTTGCCGGGCGTGATGCTGGGCATGGTGGCGCTGTTTCCGGGCCAGCAGATCGGCATCGAAATGGGCGCCATTCTGCTGATCTTTACCGGCCAGGTGTGGAATTTGGCGTTCAGCTTTTACGCCTCGCTGCGCAGCATTCCCAGCGAAATGCGCGAAGCTTCGCGCCTTTATGGCTTTACCTGGTGGCAGCGTTACCGGCAAATCGAGATGCCGGCGGCGACGATCGGGCTGGTGTGGAACTCGATGATGTCGGTCGCGGGCGGCTGGTTTTTCCTGATGGCGTGCGAGCAGTTCGAGCTGGGCAACCGCGACTTCCGCCTGCCCGGCCTGGGATCGTACCTGCAAACGGCAGCCGGCGCCGGCGACACGCATGCCATCCTCTGGGGCATCGCCGCCATGGTTATCGTGATCGTGCTGCTCGACCAGGTGCTGTGGCGGCCGCTGATCGCCTGGTCCCAGAAATTCAAGCTGGAGCAGGGCGCGAGCGCCGAATCGGCCAGTTCCTGGATGCTGGACTGGCTGCGTCAGTCGCAAATGCTGGCGCGCTTGCACGATGCCGTGGTCGCGCCGCTCACCGAGCGCATCGCCATGCGGGCCGCGCGTATTCCGCCCGAGCAGTCCGGCGCGCCCCCCAGCGGCGTGCGACGCTGGGCGCGGCGTAGCCTTGCCGCCGCCGGCATTCTGGTCATCGCCTACGCGGTAGCGCGCGCGGCGATGCTGCTGGGCGGGCTGAGCCCTGCCGAGGTCGCCGACGTGGGCAAGGGCCTGGGCACGACGCTGGTGCGCGTCTTCGTGACGCTGGCGATTGGCGCCGCCTGGGCCATCCCCACCGGCGTCGCCATCGGGTTGAACCCGAGGCTCGCGCGCATCGCCCAGCCGCTGGCGCAAATCGCCGCGTCCATTCCGGCGACGGCGCTGTTCCCGGTGGTGCTGCTGCTGCTCATCGGCTGGGGACGCGGCATGGAGCTGGCCGCGATCGTGCTTATGCTGCTGGGCACGCAATGGTACATCCTCTTTAATGTGATCGCCGGAGCCACCGCGCTACCCACCGAACTGCGCGAGGCGGCGCGCGTGTTCCGCTTCCGGCGCTGGGACCGGTGGCGGCGGCTGATTCTGCCGGGCATTTTTCCCTATCTCGTGACCGGCCTGATTACCGCCTCCGGCGGCGCCTGGAACGCCAGCATCATTGCCGAGTATTTTCACTTCCGCGGCCGCATTTTTGCGACCGTCGGCATCGGCGCGCTGATCAGCCACGCCACCGACACCGGCAATTTCCGCCTGCTGCTGGCCGCAACAGTCGCGCTGGCCGTGGTCGTCGTGCTGCTGAACCGGCTGGTGTGGCGGCCGCTGTACCGGCTGGCGGATACGCGGTTCCGGCTGGAGGGGTGA
- a CDS encoding nitrate/sulfonate/bicarbonate ABC transporter ATP-binding protein, which produces MAAAPAIIEARSVQKWFPGPEGRRIEVIAPTDLAVYPEQVLALLGPSGSGKSTLLRMLAGLAAPSSGTVLWHGEPLRGQVPNAAIVFQGFALFPWLTVQENVEAPLEARGLDAGARTARALRMLDTVGLDGFETAFPKELSGGMKQRVGLARALAVEPEVLFMDEPFSAVDVLTAENLRGELMDLWLQHKLPTRAIFLVTHNIEEAVLLADRVIVLARNPGRIRADFAVPLAHPRERKEARFTEYVDYIYTIMTRPEAELPPAPGVPAAARPGAPSYPMLPHALPGGISGLLELLVDRGGHADLYQLADDLQMELDDLLPTLEAASLLGFVKLTEGDADITPEGRAFAAADILQRKELFRHAALEHVALLRLMEGTLRAKADHTMPEDFFHDLLDEHFSEAEVQRQLDTALNWGRYAELFDYDAETGLLTAAEPVSPPGKE; this is translated from the coding sequence TTGGCCGCGGCGCCCGCCATCATCGAAGCCCGGAGCGTGCAAAAGTGGTTCCCGGGTCCGGAAGGACGGCGCATCGAGGTCATCGCGCCGACCGATCTGGCCGTGTACCCGGAGCAGGTGCTGGCGCTGCTGGGACCGTCGGGATCGGGCAAATCGACACTGCTGCGCATGCTCGCCGGGCTGGCAGCGCCATCGAGCGGCACGGTGCTCTGGCATGGCGAACCGCTGCGCGGCCAGGTCCCAAACGCCGCCATCGTGTTTCAGGGCTTCGCGCTGTTTCCCTGGCTGACGGTGCAGGAAAATGTCGAAGCGCCGCTGGAAGCGCGCGGCCTGGATGCAGGGGCGCGCACAGCGCGGGCGCTGCGCATGCTTGACACCGTCGGCCTCGACGGCTTTGAAACCGCCTTTCCCAAAGAGCTTTCCGGTGGCATGAAGCAGCGCGTGGGCCTGGCGCGGGCGCTGGCGGTCGAGCCCGAAGTCCTGTTTATGGACGAGCCATTTTCGGCCGTCGACGTGCTCACCGCCGAAAACCTGCGCGGCGAGCTGATGGATTTGTGGCTGCAGCACAAGCTGCCGACGCGGGCTATCTTCCTGGTGACCCACAATATTGAAGAAGCCGTGCTGCTGGCGGATCGCGTCATCGTGCTGGCGCGCAATCCTGGCCGCATCCGCGCCGATTTTGCGGTGCCGCTGGCGCACCCGCGCGAACGCAAAGAAGCGCGCTTCACCGAATACGTCGATTACATCTACACCATCATGACCCGACCGGAGGCCGAGTTGCCGCCCGCCCCTGGCGTTCCCGCGGCAGCGCGACCGGGCGCACCCAGCTACCCCATGCTGCCGCATGCGCTGCCGGGCGGCATTAGCGGTCTACTCGAGCTGCTGGTCGACCGCGGCGGCCACGCCGATCTGTACCAGTTGGCCGACGACCTGCAGATGGAACTCGACGACCTGCTGCCCACACTCGAAGCCGCCTCGCTGCTGGGCTTTGTAAAACTCACCGAGGGTGATGCCGACATCACGCCCGAGGGCCGAGCCTTTGCCGCCGCCGACATTTTGCAGCGCAAGGAACTGTTCCGCCACGCGGCTCTGGAACATGTGGCGCTGCTGCGATTGATGGAAGGCACGCTGCGCGCCAAGGCGGACCATACCATGCCGGAGGATTTCTTCCACGATCTGCTCGACGAGCACTTCAGCGAAGCCGAAGTGCAGCGCCAGCTCGACACCGCGTTAAACTGGGGCCGCTACGCCGAACTCTTCGACTATGACGCCGAAACCGGGCTGCTGACCGCGGCCGAACCGGTTTCTCCACCAGGAAAAGAATGA
- a CDS encoding ribbon-helix-helix protein, CopG family produces the protein MGSTAKRGGRAVRTAGRASRAVANRPRQKTRRGSSNAGAARFTVDDPREAPRPSMIVQVVLDDKLLQAANLEARRTKRNRSALIREALREYLRRQQIKAWEDQEREGYKRIPEDIEEAKFWESQAVSED, from the coding sequence ATGGGTTCAACAGCAAAACGCGGGGGCCGCGCCGTTCGCACGGCGGGCCGCGCATCTCGCGCAGTAGCGAACCGCCCACGGCAAAAAACACGGCGTGGATCCAGCAACGCTGGGGCTGCCAGGTTCACCGTGGACGATCCACGCGAGGCTCCGCGCCCGTCGATGATCGTGCAGGTGGTGCTCGACGACAAGCTTCTGCAGGCGGCCAATCTTGAGGCGCGCCGCACCAAACGCAATCGTTCGGCGCTGATACGCGAGGCGTTGCGCGAGTACCTAAGGCGGCAACAGATCAAGGCATGGGAAGATCAGGAGCGCGAAGGTTATAAGCGCATTCCCGAAGACATCGAAGAAGCCAAGTTTTGGGAAAGTCAGGCCGTCTCTGAGGACTGA
- a CDS encoding type II toxin-antitoxin system PemK/MazF family toxin yields the protein MVKRGEVRLYTFAPPDKRRPVVVLTRDSALGLLSMATVAPVTSSIRGVPSEVVLNEDDGMKFPCAVNLHGAITVRQDRLGPLLAQLSPKRMEQVCAALRFALGCDSD from the coding sequence ATGGTGAAGCGAGGGGAGGTGCGGCTCTACACCTTTGCTCCCCCGGACAAGCGCCGGCCGGTTGTCGTTCTCACCCGCGACAGTGCGCTGGGGCTGCTGTCGATGGCTACGGTCGCGCCGGTTACTTCATCGATTCGCGGCGTGCCCTCGGAAGTCGTGCTCAACGAGGATGACGGCATGAAATTCCCTTGTGCGGTGAATTTGCACGGCGCGATCACCGTCCGCCAGGACCGCTTGGGGCCGCTGCTCGCCCAGCTCAGCCCGAAGCGCATGGAACAGGTTTGCGCCGCGCTGCGCTTTGCGCTCGGCTGTGATTCCGACTGA
- a CDS encoding DUF4252 domain-containing protein, producing MKKLVHCLYAMLTVAALAGALAAQQPGRIQLTFNGLAQRAAEVSDVTLDGPMLQVGIRMLSAKEANDGNGQARRVLQQLQGVYVKSFRFGHRDDYSSRDLAAIHHQLDAPGWSRIMSVHSHRGCRTVDIYLMAAGKGVAGMVIIAAYPRELRVVNLVGPIDPAALSQLGGHFGIPSVNPRN from the coding sequence ATGAAAAAGCTCGTCCATTGTCTGTACGCCATGCTCACGGTGGCCGCGCTAGCAGGCGCGCTCGCAGCCCAGCAGCCGGGCCGCATTCAGCTCACCTTCAACGGCCTGGCGCAGCGCGCCGCGGAGGTCAGCGACGTGACCCTCGACGGTCCCATGCTGCAAGTCGGCATCCGGATGCTCTCGGCCAAGGAGGCAAACGACGGCAACGGCCAGGCGCGCCGTGTTCTGCAGCAACTCCAGGGCGTCTACGTCAAAAGCTTCCGCTTCGGCCACCGCGACGACTATTCGTCCCGCGACCTCGCCGCAATTCACCACCAGCTTGACGCACCGGGGTGGTCGCGCATTATGAGCGTCCACAGCCACCGCGGCTGCCGCACCGTGGACATTTACCTGATGGCCGCCGGCAAAGGCGTGGCCGGCATGGTGATCATTGCCGCCTACCCGCGCGAGCTGCGGGTGGTGAACCTGGTGGGGCCGATTGATCCGGCCGCGCTCAGCCAGCTTGGCGGGCACTTTGGCATCCCCAGCGTGAACCCGAGGAATTAG
- a CDS encoding sigma-70 family RNA polymerase sigma factor yields METEAFEQAVREHQRMVFSMALNALRNRALAEEIAQDVFLALLEHGGRIESAAHLVYWLRRVTARRCIDQMRRQRFRRWLPLRDVHAAASPAAGAPGRDPLLSQRLARLIAALPAATRVALVLRYQEDLEPADIGRVLGIPENAVRKKLRHALTSLKLRLTPPRPSDVAEAHLEQQ; encoded by the coding sequence ATGGAGACGGAGGCATTCGAGCAGGCGGTGCGGGAGCACCAGCGGATGGTGTTCAGCATGGCGCTGAACGCGTTGCGCAACCGCGCGCTCGCCGAAGAGATCGCCCAGGATGTGTTCCTGGCGCTGCTCGAACATGGCGGCCGGATCGAGTCGGCTGCGCACCTGGTGTATTGGCTCCGGCGCGTTACCGCGCGGCGCTGCATTGACCAGATGCGGCGGCAACGCTTCCGGCGCTGGCTGCCGTTACGCGACGTGCACGCGGCCGCGAGCCCGGCAGCCGGGGCGCCCGGGCGTGATCCGCTGCTGTCGCAGCGGCTGGCACGGCTGATTGCCGCCCTGCCGGCGGCGACGCGCGTCGCGCTGGTACTGCGCTATCAGGAAGACCTGGAGCCGGCCGATATCGGGCGGGTGCTCGGCATCCCGGAAAACGCCGTCCGCAAGAAACTACGGCACGCCCTCACGAGTTTGAAATTACGTCTCACGCCGCCACGGCCATCGGACGTGGCGGAAGCCCACCTGGAGCAGCAATGA
- a CDS encoding type II toxin-antitoxin system VapB family antitoxin, which yields MPTRVTIDDRLIEAAKRVGGHRTKKEAATAALREYIAHQERLRLIEMFGQVDFDPAYDYKIARRRPRQPIA from the coding sequence ATGCCCACCCGGGTTACCATCGATGACCGGCTGATCGAGGCGGCGAAGCGAGTCGGCGGGCACCGGACTAAAAAAGAAGCTGCGACCGCCGCGCTGCGCGAGTACATCGCACATCAGGAGCGGCTGCGCCTGATCGAGATGTTCGGACAGGTGGACTTCGATCCGGCCTACGACTACAAGATCGCACGACGCAGGCCGAGGCAGCCTATTGCGTGA
- a CDS encoding rhodanese-like domain-containing protein, protein MRKAQRTAVMAILLGGVLALGSVTVGAQKSAQRWTTAETVMPDALVKELKNPDRTARPVVVCAGFQVLYRGAHVPGAAFAGPPSRPQGLAALKAWAAPLPRTTNLVVYCGCCPMTKCPNIRPAFAALHAMGFTRLRVLVLPRSFAKDWVYRHLPIARGTM, encoded by the coding sequence ATGCGAAAGGCACAACGTACCGCGGTGATGGCAATTCTTCTGGGCGGCGTGCTGGCGCTGGGCAGCGTAACCGTCGGCGCGCAGAAAAGCGCCCAGCGCTGGACGACAGCCGAGACGGTCATGCCCGATGCACTCGTGAAGGAACTCAAGAATCCAGACCGTACTGCGCGCCCAGTCGTAGTCTGCGCTGGCTTTCAGGTCCTCTATCGCGGCGCGCATGTTCCCGGCGCCGCGTTTGCCGGACCCCCCTCGCGTCCGCAAGGCCTGGCCGCCTTGAAGGCATGGGCCGCCCCGCTGCCGCGGACAACCAATCTGGTGGTCTACTGCGGTTGCTGCCCCATGACCAAGTGCCCCAACATCCGCCCCGCGTTTGCCGCCCTGCACGCCATGGGCTTCACCCGCCTGCGCGTCCTCGTGCTCCCTCGCAGCTTCGCCAAAGACTGGGTCTATCGCCACCTCCCCATCGCCCGCGGCACCATGTGA
- a CDS encoding XRE family transcriptional regulator: protein MKDKTDVVRGSGNVFRDLKRDSADVEQFKALLAAEIIKATDREHLSVRAANRRTGIAAADFSSIRNANLGRFTVDRLMLILNRLGARVEVRVRIRRNRAA from the coding sequence ATGAAAGATAAAACCGACGTGGTGCGAGGGAGCGGAAATGTCTTTCGCGACCTGAAGCGCGACAGCGCCGACGTAGAGCAGTTCAAGGCGCTCCTCGCGGCTGAGATCATCAAGGCTACCGACCGTGAGCATCTGAGCGTGCGGGCAGCAAATCGACGAACCGGCATCGCCGCCGCGGATTTTTCGAGCATCCGCAATGCGAACCTGGGCCGGTTCACCGTGGACCGGCTTATGCTCATCCTGAACCGGCTGGGCGCAAGGGTCGAAGTCCGGGTACGGATACGCCGCAATCGAGCAGCGTAG
- a CDS encoding type II toxin-antitoxin system RelE/ParE family toxin, translating to MHSVCLGALTIAAEDAKADVAKPMQGLDSGIFEIALPFKGEAYRAVYAVQLDDDIWVLHAFQKKAKKGRATPELEIELIKERLKRLKEMLA from the coding sequence GTGCACTCCGTATGTCTCGGCGCACTGACAATTGCCGCCGAGGACGCCAAGGCCGACGTCGCCAAACCAATGCAGGGTCTCGACTCCGGTATCTTCGAAATCGCCTTGCCGTTTAAGGGCGAAGCGTACCGGGCCGTCTATGCCGTACAGCTCGACGATGACATCTGGGTGCTACACGCGTTCCAGAAAAAGGCGAAAAAGGGCCGTGCAACGCCGGAACTCGAGATCGAACTGATCAAAGAACGGCTGAAAAGGTTGAAGGAGATGCTGGCATGA
- a CDS encoding peptidase S10 has translation MRKWPMSGWVLTVLLAALPLSAAAQQGKQAEAPTAAKEAQTAKAPQERAEVSHATVTINGQTIHYTATAGTLLLYNDKQEPTASVFYIAYTKDGVADPATRPVMFAYNGGPGGASALVDIGGFGPRRIDFPKPGDFAAYAPPYRLVDNGDSILDATDLVFVDAVGTGYSRILQAGNPKMFYGISEDGATFAQFIERYLKHFHRWNSPKFLLGESYGTTRNAVLAYDLVNDGVYLNGVVMCSTVLNFATSSFGNDLGYETYLPSYAAAAWYHHRVTPQPASLETFVEQARKFAAGPYATALFAGDTLPEMQEKAIADQLQHFTGVPADLWMKSHLRISLGMFMRRLMGPEGPEIGRYDSRFTGPELEPLMPVPGDGSGEPSSNAVMGAVTAAFNHYLSQTLHYTSKRLYAQLSFEVNRQWSLKYQPPLSALHGGFGSAPNVAPALAVAMNNDPAMHVLFNNGYYDMATPFFATEYTVAHMPVAPSERSHIEFKYYPVGHMLYINPEALPALHKNIDAFIAASAPKAQ, from the coding sequence ATGAGAAAGTGGCCGATGTCTGGTTGGGTTTTAACCGTTCTGCTGGCGGCGCTGCCGCTGAGCGCTGCAGCACAGCAAGGGAAACAAGCAGAGGCGCCCACGGCGGCCAAAGAGGCGCAGACGGCGAAAGCTCCCCAAGAGCGAGCTGAGGTCAGCCACGCCACGGTTACGATCAACGGTCAGACGATTCATTACACCGCGACCGCGGGGACGCTGCTGCTCTATAACGACAAGCAGGAGCCTACCGCCAGCGTTTTCTACATCGCCTATACCAAAGACGGTGTCGCGGATCCTGCGACGCGGCCGGTCATGTTTGCCTACAATGGTGGCCCGGGCGGAGCGTCGGCACTGGTGGATATCGGCGGATTCGGTCCCCGCCGGATTGATTTTCCCAAGCCCGGCGACTTCGCCGCCTATGCGCCGCCCTATCGCCTGGTGGATAACGGCGACAGCATTCTCGACGCGACCGATCTGGTCTTTGTCGATGCCGTGGGCACCGGCTACAGCCGCATTCTCCAGGCCGGCAATCCGAAGATGTTCTACGGCATCAGCGAGGACGGCGCTACCTTCGCGCAGTTCATCGAGCGCTACCTGAAGCACTTCCATCGCTGGAATTCGCCCAAGTTCCTGCTCGGCGAAAGCTACGGCACCACGCGCAACGCGGTGCTGGCCTACGATCTGGTCAACGACGGCGTGTATCTTAACGGCGTCGTCATGTGCTCGACGGTGTTGAACTTCGCTACATCGAGCTTCGGCAACGATCTGGGATACGAAACTTACCTGCCTTCGTACGCCGCCGCGGCGTGGTATCACCACCGGGTCACGCCGCAGCCGGCGAGTCTCGAAACTTTCGTCGAGCAGGCGCGCAAGTTCGCCGCCGGGCCGTATGCCACGGCGCTGTTTGCCGGCGACACTCTGCCGGAAATGCAGGAGAAAGCTATCGCCGATCAACTTCAGCACTTCACCGGCGTTCCCGCCGATCTGTGGATGAAGTCGCATCTGCGCATTTCGCTGGGCATGTTCATGCGCCGGCTGATGGGTCCGGAAGGCCCGGAAATCGGCCGTTACGATTCCCGCTTCACCGGTCCCGAGCTGGAGCCGCTGATGCCCGTGCCCGGCGACGGCAGCGGGGAACCTTCGTCCAATGCGGTAATGGGTGCGGTCACGGCAGCGTTCAATCATTACTTAAGCCAGACGCTGCATTACACCAGCAAGCGCCTCTACGCGCAGCTCAGCTTCGAGGTGAACCGGCAGTGGAGCTTGAAATACCAGCCGCCGTTGAGCGCGCTGCACGGCGGTTTTGGCAGCGCTCCGAACGTGGCGCCCGCGCTGGCGGTGGCCATGAATAACGACCCCGCGATGCACGTGCTGTTCAACAACGGCTACTACGACATGGCGACGCCGTTTTTCGCTACCGAGTACACCGTAGCGCACATGCCAGTGGCGCCGTCGGAGCGCAGCCACATCGAGTTCAAGTACTACCCGGTGGGCCACATGCTATACATAAACCCGGAGGCGCTGCCCGCGCTGCATAAGAACATCGATGCCTTCATCGCCGCGTCAGCGCCGAAGGCGCAGTAG